The Podarcis raffonei isolate rPodRaf1 chromosome 2, rPodRaf1.pri, whole genome shotgun sequence genome window below encodes:
- the LOC128409331 gene encoding vomeronasal type-2 receptor 26-like yields MELGGSHKGRVAGRPSMTTLLLLLPLSTYGMQQKAKCPLNLIRDENSVMNFYRSGDYLISGVTPLKYIKDLSPFTFSSTPYSKLQSRMNGRDWHILSFLLAVQELNHNPVLLPNITLGYSIYDTYFDGRTTSDALTDLLAGGKINIPNYSCGRREKLLAFLEGGESDISTYIASMLGTYKIPQLSYGLVQDDVQSPFVYHMVPKQETQHLGMVQLLLHFRWTWVGLFAPDNDNGEKFLSTLTPLMTSKEICVAFTKRVLLHTWLWLPHEQPAVWRQVNVFVYYTGSQYGLHIIIEVQSFLERLQTGGKVWITTALQNTILFYDTESFRYAHGSLSFILKTKRRTKKDYYKPMSGASLIIWAENFDCSYSKHALSVRGWTRCREKENLKMLPRAEIEKIQSQDNYVNYYSVQVVAEALNAAYSSSSKRMLTVGAGNKLEPERLQPWQLHPYLKEVRFSSNTSAGGQNLDETGALAIGFDIVNWVMFPNNSRARVKIGSIERQTSPDLKFTINPEAIVWSKPFNKMVPRSRCTESCLPGYSRKVQEEKPPCCYDCSPCSEGTISTQEDADECIKCPEDQHPNEDRDHCVPKVITFLSYEECLGSILASLALFLSLATCFVLGIFIKYKETPIVKANNRDLSYILLVSLLLSFLSSFLFIGKPRKGTCLLRQTAFSIIFSVAVSSILAKTITVVLAFLATKPGNRVRRWLGKCLANYIVISCSSVQVIICTIWLGISPPFPDSNMHSQPKEIILQCNEGSVAMFYVALGYMGFLAAICFMVAFLARKLPGAFNEAKLITFSMLVFCSVWVSFVPTYLSTKGKFMVAVQVLSILASSAGLLGCIFVPKCYIILLRPDLNMKEHLTIKS; encoded by the exons ATGGAGTTGGGAGGAAGTCATAAGGGACGTGTGGCAGGCAGACCCAGTATGACaacactgcttctgctgctgcctctttCCACCTACGGAATGCAGCAGAAGGCCAAATGTCCACTGAATCTGATCAGGGATGAAAATTCTGTTATGAATTTCTACAGATCAGGAGACTACCTCATTAGTGGAGTCACACCTTTGAAATATATTAAAGATCTCTCTCCATTCACCTTTTCAAGCACCCCGTATAGCAAGCTTCAGTC CCGGATGAATGGGAGGGACTGGCACATTCTTTCCTTCCTGCTTGCTGTTCAGGAGCTCAATCATAACCCTGTGctcttacccaacatcaccctgggctacaGCATTTATGATACTTATTTTGATGGAAGAACAACTTCTGATGCCCTGACAGACCTCCTTGCTGGTGGGAAAATCAACATTCCAAACTACAGCTGTGGAAGACGGGAAAAACTGCTGGCATTTCTTGAAGGGGGTGAATCCGATATCTCCACATACATTGCAAGCATGCTGGGCACCTACAAGATCCCACAG CTCAGTTACGGCTTAGTTCAGGATGATGTCCAATCCCCTTTTGTCTATCATATGGTTCCAAAGCAAGAAACTCAGCATCTGGGGATGGTCCAACTCCtgctgcatttcaggtggacgtgGGTCGGTCTCTTTGCTCCAGACAATGACAATGGAGAAAAGTTCCTGAGTACCTTGACACCCTTGATGACCAGCAAGGAAATCTGTGTTGCCTTCACAAAAAGAGTACTACTACATACTTGGCTATGGTTACCCCATGAACAGCCTGCAGTGTGGAGACAAGTCAATGTATTTGTTTACTACACAGGCTCTCAATATGGACTTCATATAATCATTGAGGTACAATCCTTCCTTGAAAGGTTACAAACTGGGGGTAAAGTCTGGATAACTACAGCTCTACAGAACACAATCTTGTTCTATGATACCGAATCGTTCCGTTATGCCCATGGCTCTTTGTCCTTTATACTGAAGACCAAAAGAAGGACAAAAAAGGACTACTATAAGCCAATGTCTGGTGCTAGTCTAATAATTTGGGCAGAAAATTTTGATTGTTCATATTCAAAGCATGCCTTGTCTGTGAGGGGTTGGACAAggtgcagggagaaggagaatcTGAAGATGCTGCCCAGGGCGGAGATTGAAAAAATTCAGTCCCAAGACAACTATGTCAATTACTACAGCGTCCAAGTCGTGGCTGAGGCCTTGAATGCTGCATATTCATCCAGCTCAAAACGGATGTTGACGGTGGGTGCTGGAAACAAGTTGGAACCTGAAAGGCTACAGCCATGGCAA CTTCATCCTTACTTGAAAGAAGTCCGGTTCTCTTCTAATACTTCAGCTGGTGGACAGAACTTGGATGAGACCGGAGCATTGGCCATTGGATTTGATATCGTGAATTGGGTGATGTTTCCTAATAATTCTCGTGCTAGAGTGAAGATTGGGAGCATAGAGAGACAAACTTCCCCAGATCTAAAGTTCACCATAAACCCGGAAGCAATTGTATGGTCCAAGCCTTTTAACAAG ATGGTGCCTCGTTCAAGATGCACAGAAAGCTGTCTCCCTGGATATTCCAGAAAAGTTCAGGAAGAGAAGCCGCCCTGCTGCTATGATTGCTCTCCCTGCTCTGAAGGGACCATCTCCACtcaggaag ATGCTGATGAATGCATcaaatgtccagaagatcagCATCCAAATGAGGACCGAGACCATTGTGTCCCCAAAGTAATAACCTTCCTGTCCTATGAAGAATGTTTGGGGAGCATCCTGGCTTCCCTTGCCCTCTTCTTATCCTTAGCCACATGTTTTGTGTTAGGAATCTTCATTAAATACAAGGAAACAccaatagtcaaagccaacaaccgggacctctccTACATTCTCCTcgtctccctcctgctttcctttttgtcctccttcctcttcattgggAAGCCAAGGAAAGggacctgccttctccgacaaacagccttcagcatcatcttctcagttgctgtctcttctatcttggcaaaaaccatcactgtggttctggctttccTGGCGACTAAGCCAGGAAACAGGGTGAGGAGATGGCTAGGGAAGTGTTTGGCCAATTAcattgtcatttcctgttccagtGTCCAAGTTATCATAtgcaccatctggctggggatctctcctccattcccagactcAAACATGCACTCCCAGCCTAAAGAGATCATCCTGCAGTGCAACGAAGGatctgttgccatgttttatgTTGCCctcggctacatgggcttcctagctgccatctgcttcatggtggctttcctagccaggaaactgcctggggccttcaatgaggccaagctgatcaccttcagcatgctggtcttctgcagtgtttgggtgtcctttgtgcccacttacctgagcaccaaagggaaattcatggtagccgtgcaggtcctctccatcttggcctccagtgctggacttctgggctgcatctttgttcccaaatgctacattattctaCTAAGGCCTGATCTGAACATGAAGGAGCACCTGACAATAAAAAGCTAA
- the LOC128409489 gene encoding zinc finger protein 239-like: MSEHLSTQLQTHTGEKPFKCMEYGKSFSESGNLTRHQQSHTGERPFKCMECGKSFSRSASLTIHQRTHTGEKPYKCMECGKSFNQNANLIVHQRTHTGEKPFKCMDCGMGFSEGGTLTRHLRTHTGEKPFRCMECGKSFSQRSYLTIHLRTHTGEKPYECLECGKSFNQSVHLRIHQRTHTREKPYKCWECGKCFSKSVTLRKHQQSHREAMV, encoded by the coding sequence ATGAGTGAACACCTTAGCACACAACTACaaactcatacaggagagaaaccctttaaatgcatggagtacggaaagagcttcagtgagagTGGAAATCTTACAAGACATCAACAAAGTCACACAGGGGAgagaccatttaaatgtatggagtgcggaaagagcttcagtcgtagTGCAAGCCTTactatacatcaacgaactcacacaggggagaaaccatataaatgtatggagtgcggaaagagcttcaatcagaatGCAAACCTTATTGTACAtcagcgaactcacacaggggagaaaccatttaaatgtatggattgtGGGATGGGTTTCAGTGAAGGTGGAACACTGACAAGACAtctacgaactcacacaggggagaaaccatttagatgtatggaatgtggcaagagcttcagtCAGCGTTCGTACCTTACTATACATCttcgaactcacacaggggagaaaccatatgaatgtttggagtgcggaaagagtttCAATCAAAGTGTACATTtgagaatacatcaacgaactcatacaagggagaaaccatataaatgttgggagtgtggaaagtgcttcagtaagAGCGTaactcttagaaaacatcagcaatCTCACAGGGAAGCAATGGTTTAA